ATTCACGAACTGCTGCATGTTTACACTACTTTATATCAAGTGTAGGCTTCAACAGGGCTATGGCAAGATTTGTGAACTAGAATGATTGTTTATGAGAACAAACAACACATCAGGAATGTCAACAACCAAAGCCTGCTGACGTATTACTCCGTCATTCAACCCTTTCGACCAGCGCTTAATATACacatcaaaaatgtttttagcatCAGTAACGTACACTTTGGACTACTCTTATGACAATTTAAAATCTGTCTGTAAACTTACTGTAATCACTTACCGATAGAACTTCTCATCCTATGCCGAGGAGGTATAACAAACATGCAGAGCCAGAAAGGTATAATCTGGTAATAAACACAGCTTCAGTTAGTGACATCTTTAGTATGATTGTACTATGAGATATTGCATTTTAGTATTGGATCAACTACCTACTATCGACTAAGTATTCAATCTGCGTTTATTGTTAATCACAGTTCAAGATTCTAAGAGATGTAACTCAACAAAAGTGGATAGACTCAGAGACTTGTACCTAGTGTCTCCCTAGATCAGTTAAaagaattgctattattgtACTTCTAGCAACAATCAATTGTTGAGAAAATAGTACAGGGAAAAGCTTTAATCTGTAACTACACATAATACAGATATGTACCACTTCCCTTAGGAGACACACTCATAACAGACTCTTGATTAAACAATAAATTGTTGAGACAACAGCACACAGACAAGGGTTCAAACTCATGACCATGTATATACCACATTTACTTAATATTTAAATAACTTCTGGTACCCATAGCAGACAcaaatataacatatctattATAGGTAACAAACATAACATATCACATGATTATCAAACAtaacattaataatttatcGTGTCAGTGTGAGATGTCACAATGCACCATAGCCAATTGCATTCTATTATACCTGACATGACAAGTAATGAAAAATGACTCATTGCATACCTTTGATTTAGTTGTCCTACAAAAGATACAGCCTTCACAagtatttgttcaatattttaGGCTAACGTAGGCTGTTCAATTATTACTTATAGCACAATATCCTCATAGACCATAATTATTTTTGTgaatacaaacaataaaaatgtcttGAAGTACACATCTATGTCTAAAGGCTGTCATGTTTTTTATTAGTGTGCATGTGGAGGCCTGTCATTGTACTATTTTACCTAACTTGGGTTTCTCAAAGACTCATGCAAGAAAGAATACACTAGTACTTACTGAGTGAACATAACGGTGGCGTCGATGTTTATATAGAATGAGTCAAATAAACTATACGCACATTTCAACATATCAACGGTCACAGctattttttaaacaatgatCACGGGTCAGTAGAGCGATGTAAACACtatgaataattattatttggACATCACTTTTATGAACAGATAAGTTCTTTGCTGACACCAAACACGCTGACTCTAGTCTTGCTGGGTGCAGTAAGTGATAGAACAGAATGAGGCAGTACCAGTTTATATAacatagtacatgtatgtgataaTCATATCATGTATAACTGCCTAACATGATAGTCCTGAGCAGTGATGAGGAATAGATTATGAGAGTATAACTCCAACAATGTTCAGAATAGCAAGGTAACAACAAATATCTCTGTATAGATAGTAAGTAATCTGTCAATCACAAATCTGGttatcaaaataaaacaaaaccaaTAACAAATGTCGATTTAGTAtccaaacaaaataaaatgaaatttagATTAGAAAAATATGTAACGGCACCTAGAAAaaagatatatattttaatagataCTGTCAAGCATCCTTCAAACATACAACTGAATGTACAGAAACAGAGAGAGAATAAAAAAACTCGTCTAGATGGTCATACCTCAACAGGGTTACAGTACTGCTTCATTTCTGGTCAGTCTCATGAGACTGGAAGGTAGTTTGAGATGATGAACGTGAAGGGGATGGAACAACCAGAAAGAGGAGAAGGGCGACAAGATGTGGGTAGCAATAGAAGCCCCTACAATATGGTATACCAGGGTTTTAAGCATGCAACTGTCAGTATGTGAGACATTCTGTTTGCAACAGAAAACTAAATTACTCAGACCCTCACTTTGCTGCCTTTTCGCTGCCTTCTGTCAACAATTCAGATTGTTGTTCGAAAACCTGCTATCATTTGGATTAATCGTGCCTACCAAAAGGTCTTTATATTGAGAATGAATGCAAAACCTAGTGACCTGCAAGAATTTGACAGTAAGTATTAGCCTAAAACTGAGCAACTTCCGTCCAAACTTCACCTGCATATGCTCTCTACTGTCCACCAGGTCACCcacaatatttggtttcaaaactccatctggGTCCTGAGAACCCACCTTTtcaaacacccacctgcaggctatcttattgaaaatgaaaaaataccaGGCATCCCCAGGCTTACTGtgaatatataatagaaatgaaTACTCAGGAAACAGACAGTCATACTGAAGAAGATGAGTTTATATACTGATCGCTAGTAAAGACTCAGTTGAAGTGGTAGAGGTCTATGAGAGGTGGTGTGGTGCTGTTAGAGGTCTATGAGAGGCGGTGTGGTGCTGGTAGAAGTCTATGAGAGGCAGTGTGGTGCTGGTAGAGGTCTATGAGAGGTGGTGCTGGTAAAGGTCTATGAGAGGCGGTGTAGTGCTGTTACAACCATACAGGCGTGACTAACAATCAACTGAAGACAACTGTTCAAACGAGCCAAAATCGTCGAAGTAACCAAAAAGTACAAGCACAAAATTTCCGTGAAATGTCATTTTCATATTATCGTTAAATAAAATGGTACAACTGCTCTCTACTGCACCTAACCATTTATGAATAGGTCATTGTTACTTGTTACCATCTACAACTAACAATTGTTAGGCTTTCCATCAATGCCTTGGATCTTAGAGTTCTCCAATTATTAGTGTTTCCATCTACAACACTTCTAACTCCTTTCCAACTCCTATCAAAACTTCTAACTTTTCAGATGTAGTTAGTTTGAGTAATGACTTGAATAGGCGTATTTCAACTAGCCATGAAAAAAAAGTATTGTTGTGTGTCCACAGCTACTTGGTAATAATACAGGTTTTTGAAGCCTGTTACAAGAGGCGACGACTTCTAACAATCCAACATAGCTTCTTCTTTTggaaaattttttttggaaagGTCATTGTTATTAAGGAAAAACTTACAGTTGCACTTGAGATATTTTATCAAAGAAGAGTAGCTGGAAACCAGTCCCATTGAACATGATGAGGATGGCAGTGCCTGTCCATGTGATGATTGCATAGATGACTCGGAGTAACTGACTGGCCTGGAACCTAGGCCTCACCACCTTGTGCAGCTAcaaacatgtaaatatatagacTGAGCGATAGTGAAATTGGGACAGCTGTTTGGGTGATAAATAGACTTACGCACTAGTCTCAGTATGCGGTGACCTAATATAGTTTGTGATTAATACATTTAGTAATAATTAACTGCTCAGCTCTTCAACTCTTTTCCTACgaaatttttctatttgttCTGTCAAAATTCATTTTTGCTGGGCTTGTATTCcctagttgcaagttggggctgcaaatgttaggcaactagttatgaacacctgagGGTTGGGGGCAGTGTAAGCCCCCAACGAGGTTCGGGGCAGCACCCCAAAGCTctagaccttttaagcatcaacaaccctcaaagtatgcataaatgcaatcaattgtaagtaacaaaatctacataaatatatattattgtttatggttcatggtaggcaaaactttatctttattcaacgaacgatataaAACGCATGACACTatagatttctgtaagggacattgacagaacaagagctattacttctgTATTTCAAAAGCTCttcttctgtcaatgtgtccatggcagaaatctttcacaactgattctgtatctatttcaacatctttatatatgtgtaatattaaagattatttagacgagcctgccccATTAGTGCTCCTCATCGCTGTTTCGATTGACTTCAATGAAGAAAAGGATCTTTCACTCACTacattagtggcaggcaaaaccaatactagattagtgagcctctccactTCATCGCTAGTTGCGCTAGAGCCGAGTAATAAAAGACAAGTaataagaattgcagtctaagaaTTACTCATTTACTTGGATTTTCCAACAACTAATGCTAGAGGCTGTAAATTAGTTGTTGgcaattccaagtgaatgagcatagactgcaattcttagtacttagccaCCGAATATCATTAAAAAGTTGGGCCGGCTCAGCCGCCCAGCCGGCTCAGCCGTctcagggaatacgggcctaatttttgccaaaaaactttttgtttttggctGCTACACAGCTAGCATTTCTGATGTGAAAGCCAGAGTTTTTGTCCTAGAGcttcaatttaaagtttttttaaatcagcAGAAAAATTCAAACAAGAACCAATGCATACGCAGTACAAAGGCcatgttaaatttttttctagtttAGTGAAACCGGCTGCAAGGAAAAACGCCATCGTTCTCGCAATTTAACTAATAGGCAGATCCCCATTCTCTAATATAGAAATATAGTTATCAGAAATACCTGAAgtcaaatgttgaaaaaatttaCTAACGTGAACTGCAGAAATTTGTTTAGGTAGCTGCTTACAATTTGTCTTTTCATCTATCCTAAACTGGAAATCTACTGCAGGTACTATAAATGCACAGCTCTTACCTTGCGTCCAAGTACGCTGTAGAAGGCTAGAGGAACAAACATTATGGCATATCCTGGATAAAAACCATGCCAAATGGCACTAACAGCAAATGTGTATAGCGCTTTTTGTCTCGATACTCTCTCATAGACAGCGAACCTTAGCCATTTGCCAGCAAATATATTCCAGTTATCCACAAACTGCTTCAGACTCGTGCAGAGCTGTCAACAGACGGATTGTAAAGGATGAAACAGTCAGTAGCGCAGACATAGTTAACAACATAAAAAAGCTGCCATCAAAAGAGCTTGCACGCTGATCTAGTCTTACACTTACCTCTATTTGTACAGGATTGACCGTAGCAGTTATACTTATGTCATGCTCCCCGAGACCAGCAAAGAGGCATGAAGACTGCGCTGCAAGAGTCACGTAGTTAAACTTCTACACACAACATTAATCCTTTCTGATATTTGCCAGTTacttcaaaaacattgcatgttgaaataaaaatacttaTACAAACACATTgcgttttgtttaatttattccagagttaaaaaacaatcataaaacttcaaaaattaCATATAGCATACGTgttttatatacgtatgctaTATGTGCGTAAAACACAAGGATATTGTACATCTATAACAACCAAAAAATTAGTAGAATAATAATCACAacacaattttttatcattaattTAGCTGAAAGTAGCTGAGTGGAAGTACAAGTTCAGCATATGCGCAGTTCAACGGTAGATTGAGTGACTTACTCCAACTTACATTATAGTTCAAATTAACTCAATccattgattttaaattatttttggcTTATTGCTTATGTTTATGATCATTTTTTCTACTACTGACAAATTTTACTGCTTCAAAATATTGAAACTTGCATGTTGGAAATAACTTGGTGAGTCAAAACAAATGTGCATTTAAATTTTACTTCAtttgtaaaaacttttatttagaAGCGATTGTACGTCACGGTTTGACTATATTTACATTAATCACAAAACCTTCATTGCCAAAGTCAGGAGGTTCAATGACAAAACATAGTGTCAAACACATAGTGTCAAACATATAGTGTCAAATGCATAGTGTCAAACACATAGTGTCAAACATATAGTGTCAAATGCATAGTGTCAAACATATAGTGTCAAACACATAGTGTCAAACACATAGTGTCAAACATATAGTGTCAAACATATAGTGTCAAACACATAGTGTCAAACACATAGTGTCAAATGCATAGTGTCAAACACATAGTGTCAAACATATAGTGTCAAACATATAGTGTCAAACATATAGTGTCAAACACATAGTGTCAAACACATAGTGTCAAACATATAGTGTCAAACATATAGTGTCAAACACATAGTGTCAAACACATAGTGTCAAACACATAGTGTCAAATGCATAGTGTCAAACACATAGTGTCAAACATATAGTGTCAAACATATAGTGTCAAACACATAGTGTCAAACACATAGTGTCAAATGCATAGTGTCAAACACATAGTGTCAAACATATAGTGTCAAATGCATAGTGTCAAACACATAGTGTCAAACATATAGTGTCAAACATATAGTGTCAAACACATAGTGTCAAACACATAGTGTCAAACATATAGTGTCAAACATATAGTGTCAAACATATAGTGTCAAACATATAGTGTCAAACACATAGTGTCAAACACATAGTGTCAAACATATAGTGTCAAACATATAGTGTCAAACATATAGTGTCAAACACATAGTGTCAAACACAGTGTCAAACATATAGTGTCAAACATATAGTGTCAAACATATAGTGACAAACACATAGTGTCAAACACATAGTAACATTTTCAGTTGGAAGAGTTGCTGTGGGTGAGTCAAATTCTATGGCTATTAAATCAGAAGTCAAATTCTATAGAACAAAACATCAAAGCATAAGCAAACTGGCAAGCTATTGTATTTTTGTGTGAGACCCGTAGTATGGTGGAAGTTGTCTACTTTTTCCCTGCTATCCTATTAGAACAGTGATAAGTCATGTGACATGTTTGTCCTATTACTTACCAGAAGAGAGCCAATTATTACCAGATACTTACCAGTCAGCCATATAAAGTAGTACTTGCATTTAGCAGCAAACATGGAGACATAGAGCACGAGATGTTTATAAAGGAAGCCACTGGCCAGCACGTCTTCAGCTAAAATAGCAAAGCGAAACTCCCACTTACAAGACAAAACCAAGTCAAAACATACAAAAGTCACCCAATCAACAGCAGAATATATTTGATGATGAGTTTTTCTATTTACAAGATAATTTAAAGCCATGAAGGGATCTTGACAGACTGTCTCTATAACAACTGTTGCAATGATATACAAACCTGACAATAGATACATACACCGCAAGTGACGCAGCTGACATGACATTCATCCAACACAGCGATATTCATACAAGCGATACACAAAGCACTCCTTATGCATGACAAGTTATTCATAAGCTAAACTAAATATATCACACACTGATTATATGTCAGCAATGTGAATAAAAATTCCTGTActtttttacagtttatatataatgACACGCTATACACCTGACACTCACTATAGTTTGACATTTTAACACCCGACCCTCTACCATATGCTTATCGATTGTCAATTTAATTACAATTTGAAACCTGATCTGCTAGCATGCACCTCACAGATAGTGGAGCTTCTAGAATAGCCAGAGTTATTGCGAAACACAACTGTGCCAGGTAACGAAACATATCACATTGTTCACTCTATGAATACTACAAGCTTGTTACTCCAATCCTGGCATACTCAACAACACAACTCTGAAATTAAACTGGTACGCTCGATATAACCTCGATAATAATGATTCCGTAAAGAAAAATGCAGTTGCATTCGGATCAAAACATTCACAAGCAAGAAACAGGAAATAAACATCGCAGGTGATAACAAGGGATTGAACACTGACAAGTCTTTTGCTATGCTTTGAAAGATACTCAAAAATTCTTCTAGACATGAGGAATGAAGCCAAGGCATATGGGTATAACCAAAAACTAACACATAATCACACAATGAAAACTGTCATAAGATTATCACAGGAGGACCGGTGTGCCAATGACACCAAATCTACTTTTATTAAGCTACCGTAAAAGCCCTATTTAAATGCCATGACGCTCTAATTTTCAGCCCTtgtatagtggcagtcaaatagaggatgttgtatttttcaaatagctcatcagaatttcaGGAAGATCGATCTAATCCTTATGGAGAAGCGAATGTTTTcgatattttgcactctccttcaagCGAAGGGACATTAACCCTTTCAGAtgtaataaatctgctaacttgtcaaggatctctaaataaataatatgcattgagaatTTGAAAGATATCTCTACCAGctgatatctattgtttgcaattaacctgcactgatattatagtctgtgtCCTGCTGTTGGAGCTTTAAAAATTCgattgaaatttaaatttgacggcatattttattttatcactatatttaataagtttgcATACATGCTCATTGCATTCActgatgtttgctacagtttgcagcaaaaactggctttttatgtgcaatagaagaggtgTTATGatcgtcgatccattgtaagccgagttaagATAACTATAAGGattctatcaaataatatgctagaaatttgcaaatttataagttatataataataatttatataatgctataaatatatatttaagaccaaatgacataaacaaaccatgcTTATAACTTAACTTATAACTTATAACTTATACTACATAAACTTATaatacataaaacaaaaacaaaaattcgcGTTTCGCAACAAAATCTTTTGCATCGTTGgctcggccagttgcgttctgattgttgctttcgacaACACAAACATTTTCTTTTGGCTGCCCAATACCTTCCAGAATgccttctgacctcaactcttcttcagCACTGCTGATCTAGTCGACATTAGCGTCCAAACAGACagttttagcagagcaaaatttTTATGCATTACATTTCGTACAAATGCAACACAAAAGTTTGTctcgctaagcacaactttcaACCTTACAAACCAGTTTTCACATACGTTGAAGTATCAGGACAGCGTTAATCacacaaagaactactattaaccTGATACAGtgactaattatttttacagtgttgatttcaagattttagcaaaaaaactgaaaagctttggagttggaaaacggacttcgatacgaacagaaagaaagaaagaaagaattgttgttgatgtaaacGAATCATTATTACGATtttttggacacttttctactgctCACtctctattatgggttcgtaaagatcaaagaatgtcaaagtggcggtcaaatagaagtggcatttaattaaagggtggtactccatttttcaacccttctcctatagtggcggtGAAATAAAGGtgatgttcaattagaggttttacagcaaGTTTATCAGCTTCAAGGAGGAGATAACTGTGATGTTATGGTTAAGCCACCAAAATGGCAGATAAACCTGGGTACTATTCGTAGTGCAAGGCCAAACAAAAGTTGAGCAACCTCCGGCCTGCTATGCAGTAGCAAGGGTGAGCAACTTTATTACAAGTAAGAACCTACGCCACACAACTACCCTTTCACTACATGCCTAACCCAGATAACTACCTTCTGTTTATGAAGTTGCTCGTTCACTCAATAGCCTTCTAGCAGTAAAAAGCACTGGCCATCTTAAATTGTGCAAGATAGTGAGAACTACTATGTTTTAGCCAACTCTGACAAGAACCCAGATGTAGTTCATATTAGCTACTACCTATCAACACAGACTCGGACTAACAAGTGGGGAGTACAACAAACTAGCCCAAGATTTTGAATTGATATGTGCACAAATTCCAGAAAGAACTTATGCCAAAAGATATGTCTCCGCTATGCTGATTATCCCACTAGCGAAGACTTTTACGTGTATATTAAGAATAATAAGACGACCAAAGCACACACTCTACAAGTACACTAGtagaccaaataatttttgtaatgtaaaaattaaaGTTCAAATCACTATCACTCAGTTGTCCCATGTAGTACCTGTATGGATCATCAAATAGAGGGAGGTACGAAAGGTGCTCATATATTCCTTCCCACTACTCTAATCCCATGGTCAACTCACTACATACCAGGATACATGCAAAAAGGAGGTTATGAACAAAAAGTTATGCAATTGTTCGAAAGTCACCACATTAAAATCTATCGCAATAGCCAAATTCACCCGCTCACAAAAACCCAATATGAACAGTTTCAATAATCTTTAATTTCCATTGCCTTATGCAATTGCAACCCGAGCGCACATCAGGGTCAGCAAGAGGTCATCgaaaaatgttatttaatagtTTAGAAAAGTGTGAGAGAAAGTGTGCAACaagaaactttgaaagcaaataaATGTCAGAATTTTGCCATGGAAATGCAGCGACTCACATGACTTCCTGCATGAAACCATTTCTAGCAAACCCTCATGCCACAATCATCAACTGCTTACCCTATTCATCAAACCTGTATCCTAGTGATTCTCATTTGCTTTAACTGCATTAACAGGATCAATCCCACAGCAGTGAACAAGATGAAACAACACCTCAAATACAAATCATCCATAAATACATTTCATATCTTATCATATATGTTATTCTTAATTGTGAGTGTccaagtatatacatgtatttcatatgTCCAATTATAGCGATAACGTTTTAATAACGAAAAACTTCATACTGGAGTTGAACTACACTATCTAACTATTCACTACACATCCTACATGCCATACtacggaataattgtgcacatacttattacacctgccaatctttaatcatgattggttaaaataaacacACTTTATGCTTAATTTAGCACACTTGAACTTATTTACTAAAAGGAAAATActcaaaatgctataaatatatgtaaatatagcataaacttaattagaCTTATAACTTAGACttagcacacacagaaataaacaaacaccttcatttaattTAGTGTTGTAGATGTTGATTAAAAATCccttttctgtgcaaaaaattACTATTACCTGCACAACGCCATGAATTCACTTAGTAAACACTGAAAGCCAGAAGCTGACTACAAATAATAGGTTTGTTGAGACAATAAACTACCAGCTATGAAACCTTCTGATCGGGCATGACATTCCTACTAGCAATGTCAGTGAACCATCCAATGATCACTTCTACTACAATACCGCTGGGTGCATAAGCAACTAAACTGCAACAGTGCACTAGAGTGGCGTTACTAAATGATAGCAACTGCAGGAAACTAGTAGAAACTTACCATCTGGTGTCATCTGTCAAATTGGCAGCAGACCGATGTGAAGGCAATGAGCAAGGGTGTGTTCAAAAACTTTGGCCAAACTACATTTAAATTACGTTAATTCACAAGCTATGCTTAATAAAATACTTCTGAATAGCAATAATCATAACTTCACAGCAAACGAACACACATTTATCAAACAATCTGCGAAGGtaacaatttaaaacttataaaaacaGAGTAACGCTTATTACAGCGACTGATTAGATTaactaaagtaatataaaaatagacagaCGTATAAAAGAAGGTACTGACATAGATACAGCATAGTATATCAGTCAGAGATAAACGTAACATTACCCTGACATAGATACAACATAGTATATCAGTCAGAGATAAACGTAACATTACCCTGACATAGATACAGCATAGTATCTCAGTCAGAGATAAACGTAACATTACCATAATTCCTCTTCACGTCGAATTGAGGTAAACAGAGAAGATAGAGTAGAGCGGCTACACAACCTCCGAAAAAAGTTCTGATGGCCTGCAAACAAACACAGATCTCCGTCTGTAACATTCAGTAGAAAAATTTACAAGCCACTAATAAATATTAAGTACACCATTTGAACGACATAGAGCTATTCGTATCACAAAGGTTATGAATTGTGGATCGACACGCCTTGTCTGATTTTCGATAGCCGTAATGTAGCGtcaatgtttgtatttattttcagaAATCAGGTCTCTAGATTGGCAGAAGGGCCATCAACACTACCTTATGATCTACTTGGTAGCAACAGTGCGCAATCACTTGTTTTTCACATGGAATGAAGTGCTAGCGGTAAACATGTTGTAGCAAACGCCAAATGGCCAGCCCACAGGGACTGTTCTAAAATTTTTATTCTTACATGAactatatgtgtataataggTGATGGGTCTACTAACCTGATAGTATATGTTTGTAGAGCTTTTCTTAGATGAACTGTCTCTCATAAAGGATCTATAGTCGTTATAGAAGATCTGAGGACCAAATAGGAGACCAACAAAAGAGAAAGTGTAGGTAAAGTGCTGGTGCAAGCTGAGCTCTTGCCTAAAACATGAGTCAACTATATTTGATGATGAAAGCGGGTAGCCACAAAGGgttgaatttattaaaataaaatgttaaatttgaGTAGATATTTGGCTTTACACCGAAATTGTTTTCCTACGTGCGACATTTTAAATTTCTCAAAGCACTTGTAAGTGAAGTAAAGAGGTCagtaaaaattttgaaacttcagaaaaattaataaaaataagctAAATTCCTCCAACTTCATTTTGTTTAAGTTGCAGCGTGCAAACTTGTGTACACTTTTCCATGTCTCTATGAGTAATGATAAATCCGTATTTATTGATAATTCTGAGCTTTTACATCCAATTAGATACTTTTACATTGTTTTTATACAATTTGTCTGTTTCATTGCTGCATATAATTACCGGCAGCATTTATTAAAAAACATCATAGATGTTCGGGTTGTTAAACGGATTGAACAAATTACTATATATTCTTATGGCAATATTGGCTTCAACATATCATAGGGTAATGTTGAACTAAGTCTTGGAAAAAATTCAATGTGTACGTAGAGTTTTGTACTAACTGAAGGAGTTGGTAGCACGAGCTAAACGCTAGTAGAGCTTTGTGAGATTGAGAGTTAGTTTCTTGCTAAGTGTGGTAGAAAAGCAATGAAATGTCAGAAACATAAGCATATTTATATAGAATAAGATTTGTCATAGTTCCAGAAATTCAGCAACTCTAATATAATGATATTAAAAACCTTTCTAGCACCCTTCCATCCaacaaattataaaattccatAATAACCTGTTAACAGGAGGTTGTGAGGAGAAACCTGATAGTAAACACTAAAGCAAAACCTTGACACACGAAACACTAAGACACTTACAAGAAACCTCAAACTCATCAGTTAGTAATAGACAGTCTGtccaaaaaatattgataaattttAGACAAGCAACTTGGCAATACTTACTTACGTGCTTATGTGACAGCTCACTAGTTTCTTTGCTAGTGAGCTTAAAAAGTTTGGTTAGCCATCTTTAAATCACTCTAATCTATACTTTACCTCTCTATAActcactctattatatacattagCTCTCTATAACTCACTCTAATCTATACTTTACCTCTCTATAACTCACTCTATTCTATACATTACCTCTCTATAACTCACTCTATTCTATACATTAGCTCTCTATAACTCACTCTATTCTATACATTAGCTCTTTATAACTCACTCTGTTCTATACATTAGCTTTCCATAACTCACTCTATTCTATACATTAGCTCTCTACAACTAGCTCTATTCTATACATTAGCTCTCTATAACTCACTCTATTCTATACATTAGCTCTCTACAACTAGCTCTATTCTATACATTAGCTCTCTATAACTCACTCTATTCTATACATTAGCTCTATATAACTCACTCTATTCTATACATTAGCTCTCTATAACTCACTTTATTCTATACATTAGCTCTCTATAACTCACTCTATTCTATACATTAGCTCTCTATAACTCACTCTATTCTATACATTAGCTCTTTATAACTCACTCTATTCTATACATTACCTCTCTATAACTCACTCTATTCTATACATTAGCTCTATATAACTCGCTCTATTCTATACATT
The genomic region above belongs to Watersipora subatra chromosome 1, tzWatSuba1.1, whole genome shotgun sequence and contains:
- the LOC137400093 gene encoding lysophospholipid acyltransferase 6-like; the protein is MDLPISWLTSWTGIDASTSAGLLSHFASFPFAILFYNYHPTVPSAPSRESVSAAIGVILIILAYGWDTIHLFLHWLIAYVFLITFPKHKLGKYTFMVTMCHLLLNHAYNIIFHYGEIVPIDYTGTLMLCTMRLSSLAFSIQDSTKPKEKLTELQLKYRIEQELSLHQHFTYTFSFVGLLFGPQIFYNDYRSFMRDSSSKKSSTNIYYQAIRTFFGGCVAALLYLLCLPQFDVKRNYAEDVLASGFLYKHLVLYVSMFAAKCKYYFIWLTAQSSCLFAGLGEHDISITATVNPVQIELCTSLKQFVDNWNIFAGKWLRFAVYERVSRQKALYTFAVSAIWHGFYPGYAIMFVPLAFYSVLGRKLHKVVRPRFQASQLLRVIYAIITWTGTAILIMFNGTGFQLLFFDKISQVQLGFYCYPHLVALLLFLVVPSPSRSSSQTTFQSHETDQK